From the Polaribacter gangjinensis genome, the window ATCTACTGTAATTGCAGCGCCAATGGTTCATGACTCATTGCCTTTTACGGGAACTGCATCTTATTTAAAATGGCCACAATTGCCTTATTTGCGTTTGCCAGGCTTGCAAAAAATAAAGAATAATGATATTGTATGTTTCAATTGGCCTGCTGATTCTTTGGCGACAATGTGGGGTGATACTTCTGGGAAATTCACCTACAAACCTGTTGATAAAAAGACCAATTATGTAAAACGTTGTGTGGGAATTGCAGGTGACACCTTGCAAATGATTGATGGTTATTTTTACATCAATGGAAAAAAGAACGACTTGCCTTACAGAGCCAAATTGCAATTTTACTATACGTATGAATCAAAATCACCTATTGATGCGAATACATTTCCTGCATTTTTACTTGATAAAGAACGTACAGGGGTTTACCGAATTTTGTCTGAATATTGGGAAAATGACAAAGTACAAGAAGCTATCAAAAAGAATGGAAGTTTGACGAAAATTGGACAAGATTCTTTATATACTGAAGTTGCTGGTGGTATCAATCCTGATTTAGCTCAGCGTTTAAAAATGAGTTCTGTAAATACAAAAATCAACATCAATTTAACACAAGAAGAAGTTGATAGATTGAAAAAGTATCCATTAGCAGTTTCTGTTACAAAAATAAATCACGCTCCAGACAAAGCAATTTTTCCACATGTTGAAAAATTACAATGGAGTCAAGATAATTTTGGCCCTATTTATATCCCAAAAGCTGGTGCTACTGTAAAATTAGATGCTGAATCTTTGCCTTTTTACGAGCAAATCATCAAAAATTATGAAAATAATGATTTGGTTGTGAATGGTGATGATATTTTTATCAATGGAAAAAAAGCAACAACTTACACCTTTAAACAAGACTATTTTTGGTTGGTTGGTGACAACAGACACAATTCTTTAGATGCCCGTTATTGGGGTTATGTTCCATTTGATCATGTTTTAGGAAAACCTGTTATGGTTTGGTTTAGCTGGGATGCAAATGCACCAAGTTTTGTCGCAAAAATAAAATCAATTCGTTGGGACAGAATGTTTACTACAGTTCATGGTGATGGAGAACCTGTTTCTTACAGATATATTGTTTTTGCATTGATTGCAATGTATATTGGATGGAGTTATTTTAAAGGAAAAAAGAAAGTTACAAAATAGTTTTTAGCTTACAGTCGCAGTTTTCAGTTAGCTTTTCAATTGTAAAATACCACTGTTTACTGACACTGAAAACTGAATACTCAAAACTGAATACTCAAAGAATGTCATTATTTATTCCAACTTATTTTTCGCCAATTTCTCAATACGCGGAAATTGTAAAATCTGACGAAATTATTTTTGAAATGGAAGATAATTTTCAAAAACAAAGCTACAGAAACCGTTGTTATATCTATAATGGCAATGGAAAACAACTACTGAGTATACCTGTAAAACAATCTGATAAAATAGGAAGAAAAAAAACCAAAGATACCCTTGTAGAAAATGATTTTCCATGGCAAGATCAGCATTTTAAATCTTTACAAACATCCTACAGAGTTTCTCCGTATTTTGAATATTTTGAGGATGATTTAATGCCTATTTTTACCAAAAAATACAAGTTTTTACACGATGTAAATATTGATTCTTATTTGTTTATTGTTGATGCGTTGGAATTAAATCCGAATTTTTCAAAAACTTCAGTTTACGAATTGGAAAAAACAGAAAATGACTTTCGATTTTTAGCTGAAAAGAATTTACAACCAGAAAAAGAGTTTACTATTTACAAACAAATGTTTGATGATAAACACGGTTTTATACCCAATTTATCCATCTTAGATTTATTGTTTATGGAAGGCCCAAATGCAGTAAGTTATTTTTAAAATGACACTGAAATTCATTATTCATTATAGCCTTCACTTTTTAGTTCCATTCTTGTTTTCTTACTTTTTTTTCAAAGAAAATTGGAAAAAAGTGTATTTGATTTTTTTAGCTTCTATGCTAATTGATATGGATCATTTATTGGCAAATCCTATTTTTGATAGCAATAGATGTAGCATCAATTTTCATCCTTTACATACATATTATGCAGCAATCGTTTATGTATTTGGATTGTTTTTTAGGAAAACGCATATCCTATCTTTTGCATTATTATTCCACTTATTGACGGATTTTATAGACTGTTATTTATAAAATCGTTTTAAAAGTTTGGTTATTTCATCTGAAATTTTCAATTTCATTACCAAATACAAATACAAAATTGTTATTAAAATACTTTTCAAAAGAATATTTATCATTTGATGAACTGGAACTTTCCATATATAAAGACTGTGAAATGGAAAATCCCAAAAAGTAAAAATTATGTAAATTCCCAAAATAATTCCAATCATCAACCACGATTTATCTGTAAAAGGAGTCATTGAAAATTTTCTTTTTACAAACAATATTTTTCCTGTATTTGCAAAAAAGATCACGATAAGCGTTGCCAATGCAAGGCCATCTGTACCCATTTCTAGTTTATAATAAAATAACCAATTTAAAGCATACACTGAAATAGCCATCATAAAACTATAAGGCAACGTAATTTTGTAATATTGAGAATTATTGATGATTGCTCCATTATTTCCTAAAAATCCATTGTACATTTTTACAAATGAAATCATAAATACCACTAATTCTCCTCCTGCATATTGTTGCGGTAATAAATTGAATAATTGATTGACATTTGCATTGATTAACACAAAAAACAAACCACTGATTAACAGTAAATTAATAGAACTTTTTTTGTATAATGAAGCCACTTCTGTATGATTTTCTTCATTCAAAGTTTTAGATGTCAATGGTTGTAAAATATTCATCATAGCTCTACTTGGCGCTTCAATAAACGAACCAATAAAAACTGCAACCGAGTAATAAGCTGCTTGCTGAATGGCTTCTTTTCCGGGAATCATGAATTTGTCAATATCTAAAATAATGGCACCTGCACTTCCTGCCATGATGATGTATAATGAAAATCGAAAAATTTCTGCGAAATTATCAGGTCTAGAAAAAGTGAATTTTGGGAAATACAAATAAAACGCATACACCATCATCACAAACATTCTTAAAAAATAGAAACCTGTTAAATAATAGATGAAATTTTCTTTTGAAATCCATTGAAAATAGACCGCAAAAAGCAACAACATTACTACTACTCTATTCCATAATTCTTTTAAAATATTTCCAAAAACAGAATGAAATTGAACTCTTGCCCATGCATAAAAAACCTCAAAATACGCACACGTAAAGGCTATCAAGTAAATAACAAACGTATAATTCTTTATGATTGAATTATTTATGGATAAATAATCACTAATTTCTTCATAAAATAAATTCCCAAAATATCCCATTGGAATAGCAACCAATAAAGGCAAAAAAAGTACAGAAGATAAAAATTTATCTTGCTCAATTTTGGTAAAATAACTCGAATAAAATTTGATGATGGTATGATGAACGCCTAAAGCAATCAAAGGCATTAAAATATTCGAGGTTGATAATAAAAAAGTAACCAATCCATAATATTCATCTTCTAAAAAACGAGTATATAAAAACAAGGTATTTATACCACCAATGACAAAACCAAGGTAGATAAAAAGGGTGTTTTTGAATGATTGCTTTAAAACAATTCCCATATGATTTTTATAGATTTTTGATGATTTTTGCCAATTGTTTTGTCAGGTTTTTACGATGATATTGCTCCAAATTTTTAGAATTTACGCTCAATTTTCCTTCTCTAAACTGTTTATAAAGTTTCAAAATTTCTGTTGATAACTTTGCTTCATTTTGGTGATCAATTACAACACCTGCATTCGTATTTTCCAGAATCTCAGCCAAATCACCATCTTCTAGACCCAAGGCTAAAATAGGTCTTTTTGCGGTTAGATATTCAAAAAGTTTTCCTGTTAAAATTCCGGCTGATTTTGGCACATTCGGAATTAACAACAACAACACTTGCGATTTTTTTTGACATTCAATTGCTTCTGAATGAGAAACATATCCTTTAAATTCCGTAACTTCAATCAAGTTATTTTTTTCAATTTCCAAAAGAACTTCTTGTGAAATATCGCCTACAAAAAGCATTTTTAAATCATTTTTAAAATCTTGATTAGCATCACAAAGATCTTTTAAAACCTTAAAAAACACTTTTGGGTTGCTTTGTTTTGGTAATAAACCAATATATGAAATCGTAAATTTTGAATCCAAAATTACCTGTTCATCTTTTAAAACTTCCGAGTCAAAACCATTGGTAATCACTGAAACATTTTTGGCAATTTTTAAAAAATCATTTTTCAACGCATTACTTACTGTCAAAATCAAATCAGCATTTTCTAAAACCGATTTTTCTAATTTTTTATTTTTCTGTTTCGCAAAAGAAAGCTGTTTGAATTCATTATTATAATACAAATCCGTCCAAGGATCTCTAAAATCAGCAATCCATTTGATGTTGTTTTTTTTGCTAATTCTTTTTGCAATCAAATGCATACTGTGAGGTGGACCTGTTGAAATAATAACGTCAATAGAGTTTTCATTCACATACTTTTGCAAAAATTTTACAGAGGACGATACCCAAAAAATCTTTGGATCAGGGATAAAAAAATTTCCTCTGATAAAAGACAACAAACCATTATTGGTACTGTTGGCAACATCTTCTTTTTTTACTCCTTTTTGCTTCCAAAAAAACACATCTGTAGGTTCGAAAATTGGATTTTTTAAAACAACAATATCTTCTGAAATTTCATTCTGCAAACTATAATCTTCTTTTGGATATTTCGCATTATCAACTGTATATACAATGGGTTCAATGCCAAATTGCGGTAAATATTTTACAAACTTCAGCCAACGTTGAACGCCACTTCCTCCTGCAGGAGGCCAATAATAAGTAATAATTAATGCTTTCAATGGCCTATAGTTTCGTATAAATGTACTAAGTTTTTTGAAGTTTGTTCCCAAGAAAATTCATTTCTCACAAAATCTTGACCATTTTTACCTAAAGTTTGTCTCAAGTTTTCATCATGGTATAATTTTAAAAACTGATTGGTAAAATCATCAACATTTTTTTCTTGATGTACCAAACCCGAATTCACTTTTTCAATCAATTCTTTTTGAGCAGTGGCATCACTCACCAACAAAGGTTTTCCAAAACTCATATATTGAAAAATTTTGTTTG encodes:
- the lepB gene encoding signal peptidase I, with the protein product MTFTQWFLFFISIQIIHFLGTWKLYQKAGRKAWEAAIPIYNGIILMQIIKRPKWWIILLFIPIINLLLFPVIWIETIRTFGFYKKLDSFLVIATLGLYIFYINYTKDATFNEDRSLKPQSELGEWISSVTFAIIAATLVHTYFMQPFTIPTSSLEKSLLVGDYLFVSKFHYGARVPSTVIAAPMVHDSLPFTGTASYLKWPQLPYLRLPGLQKIKNNDIVCFNWPADSLATMWGDTSGKFTYKPVDKKTNYVKRCVGIAGDTLQMIDGYFYINGKKNDLPYRAKLQFYYTYESKSPIDANTFPAFLLDKERTGVYRILSEYWENDKVQEAIKKNGSLTKIGQDSLYTEVAGGINPDLAQRLKMSSVNTKININLTQEEVDRLKKYPLAVSVTKINHAPDKAIFPHVEKLQWSQDNFGPIYIPKAGATVKLDAESLPFYEQIIKNYENNDLVVNGDDIFINGKKATTYTFKQDYFWLVGDNRHNSLDARYWGYVPFDHVLGKPVMVWFSWDANAPSFVAKIKSIRWDRMFTTVHGDGEPVSYRYIVFALIAMYIGWSYFKGKKKVTK
- a CDS encoding WbqC family protein, which produces MSLFIPTYFSPISQYAEIVKSDEIIFEMEDNFQKQSYRNRCYIYNGNGKQLLSIPVKQSDKIGRKKTKDTLVENDFPWQDQHFKSLQTSYRVSPYFEYFEDDLMPIFTKKYKFLHDVNIDSYLFIVDALELNPNFSKTSVYELEKTENDFRFLAEKNLQPEKEFTIYKQMFDDKHGFIPNLSILDLLFMEGPNAVSYF
- a CDS encoding lipopolysaccharide biosynthesis protein, which codes for MGIVLKQSFKNTLFIYLGFVIGGINTLFLYTRFLEDEYYGLVTFLLSTSNILMPLIALGVHHTIIKFYSSYFTKIEQDKFLSSVLFLPLLVAIPMGYFGNLFYEEISDYLSINNSIIKNYTFVIYLIAFTCAYFEVFYAWARVQFHSVFGNILKELWNRVVVMLLLFAVYFQWISKENFIYYLTGFYFLRMFVMMVYAFYLYFPKFTFSRPDNFAEIFRFSLYIIMAGSAGAIILDIDKFMIPGKEAIQQAAYYSVAVFIGSFIEAPSRAMMNILQPLTSKTLNEENHTEVASLYKKSSINLLLISGLFFVLINANVNQLFNLLPQQYAGGELVVFMISFVKMYNGFLGNNGAIINNSQYYKITLPYSFMMAISVYALNWLFYYKLEMGTDGLALATLIVIFFANTGKILFVKRKFSMTPFTDKSWLMIGIILGIYIIFTFWDFPFHSLYIWKVPVHQMINILLKSILITILYLYLVMKLKISDEITKLLKRFYK
- a CDS encoding glycosyltransferase family 4 protein, whose amino-acid sequence is MKALIITYYWPPAGGSGVQRWLKFVKYLPQFGIEPIVYTVDNAKYPKEDYSLQNEISEDIVVLKNPIFEPTDVFFWKQKGVKKEDVANSTNNGLLSFIRGNFFIPDPKIFWVSSSVKFLQKYVNENSIDVIISTGPPHSMHLIAKRISKKNNIKWIADFRDPWTDLYYNNEFKQLSFAKQKNKKLEKSVLENADLILTVSNALKNDFLKIAKNVSVITNGFDSEVLKDEQVILDSKFTISYIGLLPKQSNPKVFFKVLKDLCDANQDFKNDLKMLFVGDISQEVLLEIEKNNLIEVTEFKGYVSHSEAIECQKKSQVLLLLIPNVPKSAGILTGKLFEYLTAKRPILALGLEDGDLAEILENTNAGVVIDHQNEAKLSTEILKLYKQFREGKLSVNSKNLEQYHRKNLTKQLAKIIKNL
- a CDS encoding DUF6122 family protein — its product is MTLKFIIHYSLHFLVPFLFSYFFFKENWKKVYLIFLASMLIDMDHLLANPIFDSNRCSINFHPLHTYYAAIVYVFGLFFRKTHILSFALLFHLLTDFIDCYL